One part of the Eucalyptus grandis isolate ANBG69807.140 chromosome 10, ASM1654582v1, whole genome shotgun sequence genome encodes these proteins:
- the LOC120288755 gene encoding uncharacterized protein LOC120288755, with amino-acid sequence MRDDLRFSKEGKLKQRYLGPFEILGRIETLVYRLALLPRLAQVHDVFHVLRLRTYEPDPTHALNLQELDVDDRVSYVKSPIQIVNKKDWTRRTKIVPLVEVV; translated from the coding sequence atgagggatgaCTTGCGCTTCAGCAAAGAGGGAAAACTGAAACAGAGGTActtaggtccctttgagattcttgGGAGAATCGAGACCTTAgtgtatcgtcttgcattgctaccgagattggcgcaagtgcacgaCGTTTTTCATGTGTTGAGGTTGAGGAcgtatgagcctgacccgacccacgcgCTAAATCTTcaagaattagacgtggacgaccGAGTATCGTACGTGAAAAGCCCGATTCAGATCGTGAATAAGAAAGATTGGACTCGGCGAACCAAGATAGTCCCCTTGGTCGAAGTGGTCTGA